GCCCTGTTGGCGTTCGGCCGCGATGTCCGCACGGGGGTAGGGCTGCTGCTGTTCAGCCAGGGGGCGGCGGGGGTCTGTGGAGCGCTCCTCTGTCTCATGCCGCCGCGAGCCCGCCGGGCCCTCCTGGTGGGTCCGCTTGCGGCGCTGATCCTCAGCGTGTTCCAGGATCTCCTCCAACTCCTCTTGCAGGATCCGGGGCTTCCCCTGACGGCCCGCGGATACCTCTTCGGCGTCAACGGGCCGACGCTGCACGGGGCGGTCACGGTCTGCCTGGTGACCTGGGTCGGCACCGGGGCCTGGCGCCACTCGCGGGGCGCGGTTCGTACCCGAATCGACGCGCTCCCCCCGGCGGGTCGGCGCGGGTTGTGGTGGTCGGGAATCGCGGTGGGCGTCGCCTGCCTCTTGCTGGTCCCCGTGGCGGGGGGACCGTTCGTCGCGCAGGTGATGGTGACGGTGGGCTTGTTCACCCTGATGGGGCTGGGGCTCAATCTGGAGGTCGGGTTCGCCGGACTGCTCGACCTCGGCTTCGTCGCATTCTTCGCGATCGGCGCCTACACGGTCGGGCTGCTTACCTCGCTCGGCCAGTACGGGATCGTGCACCTCTCGTTCTGGGCCGCGGTCCCGTTCGCCGTCGTCGTCTCCCTGATCTCGGGGGTGATCTTCGGGATTCCCGTCCTGCGCGTGCGGGGCGACTATCTCGCCATCGCCACGCTGGGGCTGGGGGAGATCGTGCGCCTGCTCGTGCTCTCCGACGCCCTGCGGCCGTGGCTCGGCGGCTCGTTCGGAATCCTCACCATTCCCCGGCCGGTGATCGCCGGCCTCGAGCTGTCCGGCCCTCGCCAGCTCTATTACCTCACGCTTGCCGCATCGGCGCTGGTGGCGTACGTGGCCTGGCGGCTGCAGTACTCTCGGTTGGGGCGGGCGTGGGGGGCGATCCGCGAGGACGAGGACGTCGCGCAGGCGATCGGCATCGACCTGGTCATGACCAAACTGCTGGCGTACGGTCTCGGAGCGGCGTTCGCGGGGGTGGGGGGAGCGATCTTCGCGGTGATGCTGGGATCGATCTTCCCGCAGAGCTTCCAGCTGCAGATCTCGATCAACGTCCTGGTCCTGATCATCTTGGGCGGGATCGGGAGCCTCTGGGGGGTGGTCGTCGGCGCCTTCGTGCTCGTGGGCCTGCCGGAGCTGCTGCGCGAGTTCGGGGAGTTCCGCTTCCTCGTCTACGGCGCGGTGCTGGTGGCGATGATGCTGTTGCGGCCCGAGGGGCTGGTGCCGTCGAGGGTTCGCCAGCGAGAGCTGCATGCGGAGGGAGACGTTCCGGTGGGTGGCGTCATCTCCGTGCCCGAGGGATCGGTCGCGGGCGAGGGTTCGGCGGGAGGGTAAGGCGGCGCGATGAGCATTTTGATCACCCAGGGCATGACGAAGCGGTTCGGGGGGCTCGTGGCCGTCGGCGGGCTTGATCTGGAGGTGGCCGACCGGGCGATCCACAGCATCATCGGACCCAACGGCGCCGGCAAGACCACGGTGTTCAATTGCGTGACGGGGTTCTATCGGCCGGAGGAGGGGGCGATCCACTTCCGCGGCGAGCCGATCAACGGGCTCGATCCCGACCAGATCGCCCGCCTGGGGATCGCGCGGACCTACCAGAACATCCGGCTCTTCGGCAACATGACCGTGCTCGAGAACGTGCTGGTCGGCGAACACATCCACCTTAAGTCGACGTGGATGGGCGCGATCCTGCACACCCGAGAGACGCAGCGGTTGGAGGCGGAGGCGGTAGAGGAAGCGCGCCGGCTGCTCCGGTTTGTGGGGTTGGACGGCAAGCGGGAGTTCTTGGCGAAGAATCTCCCCTACGGCGAGCAGCGCCGGCTGGAGATCGGACGCGCGCTGGCGACGCGGCCCGCCCTGCTGCTGCTCGACGAGCCGGCCGCCGGGATGAACCCCCGCGAGAGCCTGGAGACGATGGCGTTTATCGGCCGGCTGCGCGAAGAACTCGGC
This genomic stretch from bacterium harbors:
- a CDS encoding branched-chain amino acid ABC transporter permease, which codes for MRPSGPSAVVRIGLIFGVIAVYLCLTGIVETFKGRWIVSDLLGLGWSLLLITGAAGGYVAARRRSWAGAVAAGGGVGLLTGASLALLLLLGSWVDLRVMFINASPGLYALLAFGRDVRTGVGLLLFSQGAAGVCGALLCLMPPRARRALLVGPLAALILSVFQDLLQLLLQDPGLPLTARGYLFGVNGPTLHGAVTVCLVTWVGTGAWRHSRGAVRTRIDALPPAGRRGLWWSGIAVGVACLLLVPVAGGPFVAQVMVTVGLFTLMGLGLNLEVGFAGLLDLGFVAFFAIGAYTVGLLTSLGQYGIVHLSFWAAVPFAVVVSLISGVIFGIPVLRVRGDYLAIATLGLGEIVRLLVLSDALRPWLGGSFGILTIPRPVIAGLELSGPRQLYYLTLAASALVAYVAWRLQYSRLGRAWGAIREDEDVAQAIGIDLVMTKLLAYGLGAAFAGVGGAIFAVMLGSIFPQSFQLQISINVLVLIILGGIGSLWGVVVGAFVLVGLPELLREFGEFRFLVYGAVLVAMMLLRPEGLVPSRVRQRELHAEGDVPVGGVISVPEGSVAGEGSAGG
- a CDS encoding ABC transporter ATP-binding protein, coding for MSILITQGMTKRFGGLVAVGGLDLEVADRAIHSIIGPNGAGKTTVFNCVTGFYRPEEGAIHFRGEPINGLDPDQIARLGIARTYQNIRLFGNMTVLENVLVGEHIHLKSTWMGAILHTRETQRLEAEAVEEARRLLRFVGLDGKREFLAKNLPYGEQRRLEIGRALATRPALLLLDEPAAGMNPRESLETMAFIGRLREELGLAILLIEHQMRVVMGISDRVTVLDYGVKIAEGTPREIQADPRVIEAYLGKKAAMGTAR